In one window of Microbacterium sp. PM5 DNA:
- a CDS encoding zinc-dependent alcohol dehydrogenase family protein, translated as MRAVVMDAVGEPLEVREVHDPVAPAGGVVVEVRATGLCRSDWHAWVGHDDIAVPHVPGHELAGVIVETGAGVERFAVGDRVTVPFVCGCGTCEWCRAGDAQVCPDQQQPGFTHWGSFAERVALHAADTNLVRIPDDVSFAAAASLGCRFATAFRALTGRARVQPGEWVVVVGAGGVGLSVVMIARALGAHVVAVDRNRAALDAASALGADAVVVAADGTDVPDAVRRITGGGAHVSIDAVGAEQTSADAVLSLRRRGRHVQVGLLPSASDLSGMPMARVIAWELDLLGSHGMAAVDYPAMLELIAEGRLRPQELIERTISLADAAALLPTFDRATLAGMTMIDPALPATTGVPA; from the coding sequence ATGCGTGCAGTGGTGATGGATGCCGTGGGCGAACCGTTGGAGGTGCGCGAGGTCCACGACCCGGTCGCGCCCGCCGGCGGCGTGGTCGTGGAGGTGCGGGCGACCGGCCTGTGCCGCAGCGACTGGCACGCATGGGTGGGCCACGACGACATCGCCGTACCGCATGTTCCGGGCCATGAGCTCGCCGGAGTGATCGTCGAGACCGGCGCGGGCGTCGAGCGGTTCGCCGTCGGCGACCGGGTGACCGTGCCGTTCGTCTGCGGGTGCGGCACCTGCGAGTGGTGCCGCGCGGGCGACGCGCAGGTGTGCCCCGACCAGCAGCAGCCTGGATTCACGCACTGGGGCTCGTTCGCCGAACGCGTCGCGCTGCACGCCGCCGACACCAACCTCGTGCGCATTCCCGACGACGTCTCCTTCGCCGCGGCCGCCTCCCTCGGCTGCCGCTTCGCCACCGCCTTCCGCGCACTCACCGGACGTGCGCGCGTGCAGCCGGGCGAGTGGGTCGTGGTCGTCGGTGCCGGCGGTGTGGGACTCAGTGTCGTCATGATCGCCCGCGCGCTCGGCGCGCACGTCGTGGCCGTCGACCGCAACCGGGCCGCGCTGGACGCGGCATCCGCTCTCGGCGCCGATGCCGTCGTCGTCGCCGCCGACGGGACCGACGTGCCCGACGCCGTGCGCCGGATCACCGGGGGAGGCGCACATGTGTCGATCGACGCGGTGGGCGCCGAGCAGACCTCGGCGGATGCCGTGCTGAGCCTGCGTCGCCGCGGACGCCACGTGCAAGTAGGGCTGCTGCCGTCTGCGAGCGATTTGTCGGGGATGCCGATGGCACGCGTCATCGCGTGGGAACTCGATCTGCTCGGCAGCCACGGCATGGCCGCGGTCGACTATCCCGCCATGCTCGAGCTCATCGCGGAGGGACGTCTGCGCCCGCAGGAGCTCATCGAGCGCACGATCTCGCTCGCCGACGCGGCCGCACTTCTGCCCACGTTCGACCGTGCCACGCTTGCCGGTATGACGATGATCGACCCGGCCTTGCCTGCGACGACGGGAGTGCCGGCATGA
- a CDS encoding DUF998 domain-containing protein, translated as MSRWRPSPARWVHHAASETPRFSPNVESRATRWALGAALVAAAVTVVVMGGARMPLGGGESVGSLAALLAAIAAGPAFAVSFALERRRGYLAWRDSLPRAKRVTDLIALSAAMMMLAALVVVAVAELFQLGFRGLTIDPFGAAALVAAAAGTMTYVASASGARVTSTAVASLATLVLFIGTLASMVSASQGDWWRFHFSELGNESGYAGYQFNLSLITTGAVITALANFVAHDLEVGLRAHVDTAQRRARLFAWLLAVIGLCLMVAGFVPDAVAFPVHVGAASGMVVVFGVLVGCLLTLVPGIGRDIAVFSVLVVIGIVVAVALWVPIDYYNLTGSEFIIAGLLFAWLMLFVRQSRAYADAATHAAPVPAVVPPVTTPVGQ; from the coding sequence GTGAGCAGATGGCGCCCGTCCCCCGCCCGGTGGGTGCACCACGCGGCATCCGAGACGCCCCGCTTCTCGCCGAACGTCGAGTCCCGCGCGACGCGCTGGGCGCTGGGTGCCGCGCTCGTCGCCGCCGCCGTCACCGTGGTCGTCATGGGCGGGGCGCGGATGCCGCTCGGCGGCGGCGAGTCGGTCGGGAGCCTGGCCGCGCTGCTCGCGGCGATCGCCGCCGGTCCGGCCTTCGCGGTCTCCTTCGCCCTGGAACGGCGCCGCGGTTACCTTGCGTGGCGTGACAGCCTGCCGCGCGCCAAACGCGTGACCGACCTCATCGCGCTGTCGGCGGCGATGATGATGCTGGCGGCCCTCGTCGTCGTGGCCGTGGCGGAACTGTTCCAGCTGGGGTTCCGTGGACTCACGATCGACCCGTTCGGTGCTGCGGCGCTGGTTGCCGCCGCCGCCGGCACGATGACTTACGTGGCGTCGGCCTCGGGCGCGCGGGTCACCTCGACAGCCGTCGCGTCCCTGGCCACCCTGGTGCTGTTCATCGGCACGCTCGCGAGCATGGTCAGCGCCTCACAGGGCGATTGGTGGCGGTTCCACTTCTCCGAACTGGGCAACGAGTCGGGATACGCCGGCTACCAGTTCAACCTCTCCCTGATCACGACCGGCGCGGTCATCACCGCGCTGGCGAACTTCGTCGCCCATGACCTCGAAGTGGGTCTGCGCGCGCACGTCGACACCGCCCAGCGCCGTGCCCGCCTGTTCGCCTGGCTGCTCGCGGTGATCGGTCTGTGCCTGATGGTCGCCGGGTTCGTACCGGACGCCGTCGCCTTTCCGGTGCACGTGGGCGCGGCATCCGGAATGGTCGTCGTCTTCGGCGTGCTCGTCGGATGCCTGCTGACGCTCGTTCCCGGAATCGGCCGCGACATCGCGGTCTTCTCGGTGCTCGTCGTGATCGGCATCGTCGTCGCCGTCGCCCTGTGGGTGCCGATCGACTACTACAACCTCACCGGGTCGGAGTTCATCATCGCCGGCCTGCTGTTCGCGTGGCTCATGCTGTTCGTGCGGCAGTCGCGTGCGTATGCGGATGCCGCGACACACGCTGCGCCCGTGCCGGCTGTCGTGCCGCCGGTGACAACGCCTGTGGGTCAGTAG
- a CDS encoding RNA polymerase sigma factor has translation MGHDLRARIMTRDRDRVIAAVNDNAADILAYLTRRVDPAEDAADLLSEVLTVLWRKSGALPTRDEDVRPWMFGIARKMLYHHYRTLGRKHALADRLRSMLAVTEHPGFTTDDHLDLRQALVRLDQIDRDIIGLVHWEGFTLADAGRIMGLKEGTTRSRYHRARATLRAHLIAQKEAANTE, from the coding sequence GTGGGGCATGACCTGCGCGCCCGCATCATGACCCGCGACCGGGACCGCGTCATCGCCGCGGTCAACGACAACGCCGCCGACATCCTCGCCTACCTCACCCGACGAGTTGATCCCGCCGAAGACGCCGCTGACCTGCTCTCCGAGGTGCTCACCGTGCTCTGGAGAAAATCCGGAGCGCTACCCACCCGAGACGAAGACGTCAGGCCCTGGATGTTCGGCATCGCCCGCAAAATGCTCTACCACCACTACCGCACCCTCGGCAGGAAGCACGCCCTCGCCGATCGGCTCCGCAGCATGCTCGCCGTCACCGAGCACCCCGGCTTTACCACGGATGACCACCTCGACCTCCGCCAGGCGCTGGTACGGCTGGACCAGATCGACCGCGACATCATCGGGCTCGTGCACTGGGAAGGCTTCACCCTTGCCGACGCCGGTCGCATCATGGGGTTGAAAGAAGGCACTACCCGCAGTCGCTACCACCGCGCACGAGCGACTCTCCGCGCCCACCTCATCGCCCAGAAGGAGGCCGCCAACACCGAGTAA
- a CDS encoding peptidoglycan-binding protein — protein MKLWSTSSARSLAALTAVAAVALGSFVGSSPAMAAGTCRSYNYSYGGNGNCVSYIQTLANHKLPTIAGYRIAVDGQYGAATRTAIIRIQQRWGLAADGIVGPNTWAALCSAGTVSNYAGESFTAAEWNAYRAAGC, from the coding sequence ATGAAGCTCTGGTCCACCTCGTCTGCTCGCTCCCTCGCCGCTCTCACAGCCGTGGCCGCCGTTGCGCTCGGTTCCTTCGTCGGGTCGTCCCCCGCGATGGCAGCGGGAACGTGCCGGTCCTACAACTACTCCTACGGGGGCAACGGCAACTGCGTGAGCTACATCCAGACTCTCGCGAACCACAAACTCCCTACCATCGCCGGTTATCGCATCGCCGTGGATGGCCAGTACGGCGCCGCCACCCGCACGGCGATCATCCGTATTCAGCAAAGGTGGGGTCTGGCCGCAGACGGAATCGTCGGCCCCAACACCTGGGCGGCACTGTGCTCAGCAGGAACGGTTTCCAACTACGCCGGCGAGTCCTTCACCGCTGCAGAATGGAACGCCTACCGCGCTGCGGGATGCTGA
- a CDS encoding dihydrofolate reductase family protein, whose amino-acid sequence MSHSLDGYITDAEGRFDWGAPDEHIFRAALEEVRGLSAHFLGRRLYETMRYWEDPDVEPTFEPLEREFAEVWKALPKIVVSSALDAAPGQNTRLLQGDLVEEIARLRDDDAVAEVAVGGATLAATLAAAGLVDEYRSVVYPILLGGGTPFYPPGVGPTTLELVSTHRWARGIQSLRYRVVRD is encoded by the coding sequence ATGTCGCATTCCCTGGATGGCTACATCACGGATGCCGAGGGGCGCTTCGACTGGGGTGCGCCCGACGAGCACATCTTCCGTGCCGCCCTCGAGGAGGTGCGTGGTCTCAGTGCCCACTTCTTGGGCCGGCGCCTCTACGAGACGATGCGGTACTGGGAGGATCCCGACGTCGAGCCCACCTTCGAGCCGCTTGAGCGCGAGTTCGCCGAGGTATGGAAAGCGCTGCCGAAGATCGTCGTCTCGTCGGCGCTGGATGCCGCGCCCGGGCAGAACACCAGGTTGCTGCAGGGCGATCTCGTGGAGGAGATCGCGCGCCTGCGCGACGACGACGCGGTCGCAGAGGTCGCGGTCGGAGGAGCGACTCTCGCGGCGACCCTCGCCGCGGCGGGACTCGTCGACGAGTACCGCAGCGTCGTGTATCCGATCCTCCTCGGTGGTGGCACCCCGTTCTACCCGCCCGGAGTAGGCCCTACGACGCTTGAGCTGGTGTCGACGCATCGGTGGGCGCGGGGGATTCAGTCGCTGCGCTACCGCGTCGTTCGCGACTGA